One segment of Desmodus rotundus isolate HL8 chromosome 6, HLdesRot8A.1, whole genome shotgun sequence DNA contains the following:
- the ZCCHC3 gene encoding zinc finger CCHC domain-containing protein 3, producing the protein MATGGGPEEERKRGRLQLLTPARPAGRAEENEGGREKMGWAQVVKNLAEKKGEFRESRPPRREEESSGGVGGGLGAPAGLAAPGLGDFPPAGRGDPKGRRRDPAGEAADPRKKNGSAETGRRKKAEGAAMATPSRPGAAEDAAERPPLEEPGMTVAGPAPGASKGRFLVRICFQGDEGACPTRDFVVGSLILRSIGMDPSDIYAVIQIPGSREFDVSFRSAEKLALFLRVYEEKREQEDCWENFVVLGRSKSSLKTLFILFRNETVDVEDIVTWLKRHCEVLAVPVKVTDRFGIWTGEYKCEIELRQGEGGVRHLPGAFFLGAERGYSWYKGQPKTCFKCGSRTHLSGSCTQDRCFRCGEEGHLSPYCRKGIVCNLCGKRGHAFAQCPKAVHNSVAAQLTGVAGH; encoded by the coding sequence ATGGCCACCGGCGGCGGCccggaggaggaaaggaagagggggcGGTTACAGCTTCTGACCCCCGCGCGTCCCGCCGGCCGGGCTGAGGAGAACGAGGGCGGCCGCGAGAAGATGGGCTGGGCCCAGGTGGTGAAGAACTTGGCCGAGAAGAAGGGTGAGTTCCGCGAGTCGCGGCCGCCGCGGCGGGAGGAGGAAAGCAGCGGCGGCGTGGGCGGGGGGCTCGGCGCCCCCGCGGGCCTGGCAGCGCCGGGGCTTGGCGACTTCCCCCCGGCTGGCCGTGGGGACCCGAAAGGTCGTCGGAGAGACCCAGCCGGCGAGGCGGCGGACCCCCGCAAGAAGAATGGCTCAGCAGAGACGGGCAGGAGGAAGAAGGCCGAGGGGGCGGCCATGGCGACCCCCAGCAGGCCCGGCGCGGCCGAAGACGCGGCCGAGCGGCCGCCCCTGGAGGAGCCGGGGATGACGGTGGCGGGCCCAGCGCCTGGCGCGAGCAAGGGCCGCTTCCTCGTGCGCATCTGTTTCCAGGGAGACGAGGGCGCCTGCCCGACCCGGGACTTCGTGGTCGGCTCACTCATCCTGCGCTCCATCGGCATGGACCCCAGCGACATCTACGCGGTCATCCAGATCCCGGGCAGCCGCGAGTTCGACGTGAGCTTTCGCTCGGCGGAGAAGCTGGCCCTGTTCCTTCGTGTCTATGAGGAGAAGCGCGAACAGGAGGACTGCTGGGAGAACTTCGTGGTGCTGGGGCGGAGCAAGTCCAGCTTGAAGACGCTCTTCATCCTCTTCCGGAACGAGACCGTGGACGTGGAGGACATCGTGACCTGGCTCAAGCGCCACTGCGAAGTGCTGGCCGTGCCTGTGAAAGTGACCGACAGGTTTGGGATCTGGACTGGGGAGTACAAGTGCGAGATCGAGCTGcgccagggggagggtggagtcagGCACCTACCGGGGGCCTTCTTCCTAGGGGCCGAGCGGGGTTACAGCTGGTACAAGGGGCAGCCCAAGACGTGCTTTAAATGTGGTTCCCGGACCCACTTGAGTGGCAGCTGCACGCAGGacaggtgcttcaggtgtggggaggaggggcatcTGAGCCCTTACTGCAGGAAGGGCATCGTGTGCAACCTCTGTGGCAAGCGAGGACACGCCTTTGCCCAGTGTCCCAAAGCGGTTCACAATTCCGTGGCAGCTCAGCTGACAGGTGTAGCCGGGCACTGA